In Canis lupus familiaris isolate Mischka breed German Shepherd chromosome 15, alternate assembly UU_Cfam_GSD_1.0, whole genome shotgun sequence, the genomic stretch TGCATTCTGAAAATGGATGTTTAATGCTTTACTCAGATTCAGCAGTTGAAAGGTCATCTAAAGCTTTCTCATCTTGCATCAGGGATATTTAAGTTTCTTTGAATCATCAGTAGGTGTtaactaaagatttttttccctcagggtAGATATAGAAAATACCCAGTGCTTCTTCCCAGTCATCCCTCTCTTCCTTTGAAAGCTTTCATATATGCCCCTGTGTATTGTTTGACCATACCTTGCACTTCAAGCCCTGTATTGCAGGAATGACTTTCATAGTCACATGGTAGGAACTGTTCTGgatccttaagaaaaaaactgCTACTGAATAGGTCATAGTCTTCTCCTTTGGAAAGATGATGAAAATTGTAGTGGTTCTgcctgttattaaaaaataaacagactctGAACCTGTCTGTAATTATTGGCTTTATAGAACCAGACTGAAAGTACACCATGCACTAAATTATGGCAGAACGAATTCTTCTGTAGGGCATTATGGTAGTtgggcttttctttccttctttgtgtgtctcaaTACTGGCAATGATTTCTGAGGCATCAAGCATTTTCCACCTTTGTATAAAATTaatcaaaggcagactcttagtggccttgaattatttttttctgtctgttgGATCAGATCCTTGTCGTGACTGCCTTATGGTGTCCTGGACAGAGGTGAGGTGGGTATTCCTGAAGAGCAGTGTGTATTCTATAAAGAATGCATTTTGGCTGCATTCAACTGGCCAACTTCTTTTACATGAACCttgatgaatgaatcaatgaaggAATGCGGGCATTTAGGGAAAATTGTGTGTCTTTAAGATTAATTTTGTAAGTAAGGATGTTTGCTAATGGAGAAGATGGGAACATTGCTTGAGCAGATGCCCTTCCTCTTACtggatgttaacattttaattttaccttaGTTTTCAAACTGATCTCTCAAACGTAATTGTATTTGAACTACCTAGCAATCCTGTGAAGTTGGTAGCGAAGGTATTTATTATCTCTAACATACAAGGAATCATTCCCAAAGAAACCAGGGCTGATCATGTCAGCTCTGATCTCCTGACTGAACCCAGATGACAGTCTTTCCATTCTAAGTACAGTGGTTTCCCCACTAGATCAGGGAGTCTCACACTTGATTATTCAGAAGGACTGGGGTTAGGCTGAGAAATTCGTATTTTTTGCCACATACCCCAGGAGACAAGGTGATGCAGGTGTGTGGTGGACCACACTTTAAAGAACTCTACTCTATGCCATATTGTATCTTGGTAAGTGTAATTGCattgaaaataccatttttaagaTGGCATGTTTAACTTAGGTTTGAAAAGTTCATTTAAATGTTGTGTCAGAAATCCACAGTGATACAGACACAGATTGTTCGTAATAGCTGAAGACTAGAAACCTTCCAACTATCTATCGATAGGGAAATGGTTGAATAGCCAAATGGTATGTTCATAAAGAGGAATAATGTCCATTATAAGAAGGAACAAGGAAAACCTCTACATCTTGCCATGAAGTAATCTTTAGGATCTACCGTTAAGtgatacaaataaaatggaaaaaatatttgtggagtatGCTACTTGCAGCGCAAGAAGAAAGGGaagtaaaacatatttataataaataataatatagaaatattaatatagtaaaataatatttatgtatatacatctataaacacacacatgcacagcctgtACTTtagggtaaattttttttttttttaattttcccatgGAGGGTATTTGAGCATACTTGATGACAAGGAGGCTCCACATCTGAAAGAAAACATTGGGCCTCATGGTGGGGAAGTGGGGTTTTTGCTGGGAGGTAAGACGTGATAGGGGCAGCAGGAACTCCATCTCCCAGTCATGGAACTGCTTGACTGCCAGATGGTGGCACTTGCTGCCTGCAGTCTCCTCTACCTTCATTATCTGGATTGATTGGGCCCAGGCATGGTGCCGGGTGCCCATGGCTTGGTGGCGCTGGGTGACAGCGCCTGCAGTGGTCAGGTCCCCATACTCCTTGTGCATGCCGTGGGTGCTGCTGCAGCCGGGTACCCACATTCTTCACCTATGGAGGGGACTTTCTCCAACACCTGTGTATAGTAGACAATTTCCCCTGAAGGCTTCATCTTCTTCAGCTGAGACACAAAGTACCAGAAGTGGAACTTAGCAATAACATGATAAGGAGCAAGGATGCGTGGGTGGTGCATGGACAGAGTGTGGCAtttgggggtgggcaggcagcGCC encodes the following:
- the LOC102154256 gene encoding LOW QUALITY PROTEIN: 60S ribosomal protein L18a-like isoform X1 (The sequence of the model RefSeq protein was modified relative to this genomic sequence to represent the inferred CDS: inserted 1 base in 1 codon) → MDARYLPDGTQVLAGALAALQDQERENKVENKVGRCLPTPKCHTLSMHHPRILAPYHVIAKFHFWYFVSQLKKMKPSGEIVYYTQVLEKVPSIGEECGYPAXSSTHGMHKEYGDLTTAGAVTQRHQAMGTRHHAWAQSIQIMKVEETAGSKCHHLAVKQFHDWEMEFLLPLSRLTSQQKPHFPTMRPNVFFQMWSLLVIKWKMLDASEIIASIETHKEGKKSPTTIMPYRRIRSAII